From a region of the Triticum aestivum cultivar Chinese Spring chromosome 7D, IWGSC CS RefSeq v2.1, whole genome shotgun sequence genome:
- the LOC123170124 gene encoding putative disease resistance protein RGA3: MVSLLMPLLGRLGAKAVEALVVELLRAWGLDKARRRLERHLSAIQCVLLGAEAKSHTNPAVRRWMTDLKTAAYQADDVLDDFRYEALRRRAAQIRPHSMAHKVISYFTANSPVVFHLSMSRKMKGALEIIDQLVVEMNNFHFPQHAEAPHADHPQTHSCVDESEIIGRQDDKELVVKTLLEQSNNNSNNNNVVVLPIVGMGGIDSDVWKNEIIKTTGIVPALQLSYDHLSSEAKLCFTFCAIFPKDSPMDKDLLIQLWMANDFIISEIKGQEIFNVLVWRCFLQDVEIRKNLPSAFEDRFIQQPTTCKMHDLMHDLADYVSGNDCSILQEPSYH, encoded by the exons ATGGTTTCCCTGCTGATGCCGCTGCTGGGCAGATTGGGCGCCAAGGCTGTCGAAGCGCTGGTGGTGGAGCTTTTGCGGGCGTGGGGGCTGGACAAGGCCCGCCGGAGGCTGGAGCGCCACCTCTCTGCCATCCAATGCGTCCTGCTGGGCGCCGAGGCCAAGAGCCACACAAACCCCGCTGTCCGCCGGTGGATGACAGACCTGAAGACCGCCGCCTACCAAGCCGACGACGTCCTTGATGACTTCCGCTATGAGGCGCTGCGCCGCCGTGCTGCCCAGATCCGCCCCCACTCCATGGCGCACAAG GTGATTAGCTACTTCACCGCTAATAGCCCGGTTGTTTTCCATCTCTCCATGAGCCGGAAGATGAAGGGTGCACTTGAAATCATAGATCAACTGGTTGTGGAGATGAACAATTTCCACTTCCCGCAGCATGCCGAGGCACCGCACGCCGACCATCCGCAAACACACTCTTGTGTTGATGAATCAGAGATTATCGGTAGACAGGATGACAAGGAACTAGTGGTGAAAACGTTGCTCGAGCAGTCCAACAACAACAGTAACAATAACAATGTCGTGGTACTCCCTATAGTTGGTATGGGGGGAATTG ACAGTGATGTATGGAAGAATGAGATCATCAAAACTACTGGGATTGTACCTGCACTACAACTAAGCTATGATCACTTGTCATCGGAAGCTAAACTATGCTTTACTTTCTGTGCTATTTTCCCCAAGGATTCCCCAATGGATAAAGATTTATTAATCCAACTATGGATGGCAAATGACTTCATCATATCAGAAATAAAAGGCCAAGAAATTTTCAATGTGCTAGTTTGGAGATGTTTCCTACAAGATGTTGAGATTCGGAAGAATCTACCATCTGCATTTGAAGACAGGTTCATCCAGCAACCAACTACTTGCAAGATGCATGATCTAATGCATGATCTTGCTGACTATGTGAGTGGTAACGATTGCTCCATTCTACAAGAACCttcatatcactag